In Tachysurus fulvidraco isolate hzauxx_2018 chromosome 3, HZAU_PFXX_2.0, whole genome shotgun sequence, a single window of DNA contains:
- the LOC113642260 gene encoding CD209 antigen-like protein C, with the protein MYIKFCNFGPYADVKVPPDSKEELNTDVYRRVRLYKRISAVFIVFSLFLLAVVLSLAMELYEVQSHQNCPVSDDAEELNCSRQLCQIMYPSTTADQNQVSEVQSSQMCQDLIAEMREMKKMHSYTSNQGCQCSECRQGWIKFENSCYFISKQRLQWQKSREACQKQGGDLVVINNERLQKFLTENWRMLYWIGLHNSEKKQWMWINNTAPTQSYWIQGQPNPDTQGSCALLNGGTPDLNNWLSNPCEVYSHFICQRG; encoded by the exons ATGTACATTAAATTTTGTAATTTCGGGCCATACGCGGATGTGAAAGTGCCTCCGGATTCGAAGGAGGAACTGAACACAG ATGTTTACAGGAGAGTTCGTCTGTACAAGAGGATTTCCGCTGTTTTCATCGTTTTCTCTTTGTTCTTGCTGGCTGTGGTTCTTTCTCTGGCTATGGAGT TATATGAAGTTCAGTCCCACCAGAATTGTCCAGTGAGTGATGATGCTGAAGAATTGAACTGTAGCCGCCAACTATGTCAGATCATGTACCCTTCAACAACTGCTGACCAAAACCAGG TATCTGAGGTCCAGTCCAGCCAGATGTGTCAAGATCTCATTgctgaaatgagagaaatgaagaaaatgcACAGTTACACCTCAAACCAAG GGTGTCAGTGCTCTGAGTGCAGGCAGGGCTGGATAAAGTTTGAGAATTCTTGCTACTTCATTTCTAAGCAGCGTCTACAATGGCAGAAGAGCAGGGAGGCATGTCAGAAACAGGGTGGAGACCTGGTTGTCATCAACAATGAACGCCTTCAG AAGTTTCTAACTGAGAATTGGAGAATGCTGTACTGGATTGGTCTCCATAATTCAGAAAAGAAGCAATGGATGTGGATTAACAATACTGCACCAACCCAGAG CTACTGGATACAAGGCCAGCCAAATCCAGACACTCAGGGCTCCTGTGCATTGCTAAATGGAGGGACGCCTGATCTGAACAACTGGCTTTCAAACCCCTGTGAGGTGTATTCACATTTCATCTGCCAAAGGGGTTAA